One window of the Triticum dicoccoides isolate Atlit2015 ecotype Zavitan chromosome 3B, WEW_v2.0, whole genome shotgun sequence genome contains the following:
- the LOC119281351 gene encoding carbonic anhydrase, chloroplastic-like, protein MGACCCCFPSKPPRENPMHPTAEPLIQRKPNHTPPYHQRPPVITHAHKGMNAVVRLKTGFERFRTNVYNKNPKLFESLRKDQSPKYMVFACADSRASPTITLGLNPGEAFTVRNIAGMVPAYQKTRHCSVGSAIEFALVVLKVECIVVIGHSRCGGIRELLSLNDEGPNAYHFIEDWVKIGMEAKKKVQRENRLLPFDDQCTVLEKEAVNISLRNLKSYPFVKDRLNKGTLNLIGARYDFVRGSFETWNA, encoded by the exons ATGGGTGCCTGCTGCTGCTGTTTCCCCTCCAAACCCCCAAGGGAGAACCCAATGCACCCAACCGCAGAGCCGCTCATCCAGCGGAAGCCCAATCACACCCCTCCCTACCATCAAAGGCCCCCGGTGATCACCCATGCTCACAAG GGTATGAACGCTGTCGTGCGCCTGAAGACCGGCTTCGAGCGTTTCAGAACGAATGTGTACAA CAAGAATCCGAAGCTTTTTGAATCGCTTAGGAAGGACCAGTCCCCCAAG TACATGGTGTTTGCATGTGCTGACTCGCGTGCGTCTCCAACAATAACCCTCGGACTGAATCCAGGAGAGGCCTTTACTGTTCGAAATATTGCCGGAATGGTTCCTGCCTATCAAAAG ACAAGGCACTGCAGCGTCGGGTCAGCCATCGAGTTTGCCTTAGTTGTCCTCAAG GTTGAGTGCATTGTTGTGATTGGTCACAGCCGCTGTGGTGGCATTAGGGAACTACTCTCGCTGAACGACGAAGGGCCTAACGCCTA CCACTTCATTGAGGACTGGGTGAAGATCGGTATGGAGGCCAAGAAGAAGGTCCAGAGAGAAAACAGGTTGTTGCCTTTTGACGACCAATGCACCGTGCTGGAAAAG GAGGCCGTCAACATTTCCCTTAGAAATTTGAAGTCGTACCCGTTCGTCAAGGACAGACTGAACAAGGGCACACTGAATTTGATTGGTGCCCGCTATGACTTTGTCCGCGGAAGCTTCGAAACGTGGAATGCCTGA
- the LOC119276362 gene encoding probable glycosyltransferase At5g03795 isoform X2: MPPSHLAATAAQSPASSRGRRPRHGGAMISASCCRAAALASLLAAAAATAFLTFSLPLSPGVSTTKHTGELSAASSTPPPHPTLATVSPPPPAEPAKSAARPRKREPSYWRMAPEEALRYAKKEIIAAEPVVAADPDDLYAPLFKNVSQFKRSYQLMERTLKVYIYQDGRRPIFHTPPLSGIYASEGWFMKLLKESRRFVVADAAKAHLFYLPYSSQNLRLSLYVPDSHNLRPLSVYLRDFVKGLAAKYPFWNRTRGADHFLVACHDWGPYTTTAHRDLSRNSIKALCNADSSEGIFTPGKDVSLPETTIRTPKRPLRYLGGLPISRRRILAFFAGNVHGRVRPVLLQHWGKGQDEDMRVYALLPGRVSRTMTYIDHMKNSRFCLCPMGYEVNSPRIVEALYYECVPVIIADNFVLPFSDVLDWSAFSVVVAEKDIPDLKRILQGISLRRYVAMHDCVKRLQRHFLWHARPLRYDLFHMILHSIWLSRVNHVQLDN; encoded by the exons ATGCCGCCATCGCACCTCGCCGCCACCGCGGCACAATCTCCGGCCTCATCGCGAGGTCGGCGTCCCCGCCATGGCGGCGCGATGATATCCGCCTCCTGCTGTCGCGccgcggccctcgcctccctcctcgcgGCCGCCGCGGCCACAGCGTTCCTCACCTTCTCGCTGCCATTGTCCCCCGGCGTGTCCACCACCAAGCACACGGGAGAATTGTCCGCCGCGAGCTCGACGCCGCCGCCACATCCAACATTGGCTACGGTGTCACCTCCACCGCCCGCAGAACCAGCTAAGTCCGCGGCGAGGCCTCGAAAACGAGAG CCGTCGTATTGGAGGATGGCGCCGGAGGAGGCGCTGAGGTACGCCAAGAAGGAGATAATTGCCGCTGAGCCGGTCGTCGCCGCCGACCCCGACGACCTGTACGCGCCTCTCTTCAAGAACGTCTCCCAGTTCAAGAG GAGCTACCAACTGATGGAACGGACACTCAAAGTTTACATTTACCAGGACGGTCGGCGGCCCATCTTCCACACCCCTCCACTCAGCGGCATCTACGCGTCCGAGGGCTGGTTCATGAAGCTCCTCAAGGAGAGCAGGCGgttcgtcgtcgccgacgccgccaAGGCACACCTCTTCTACCTGCCCTACAGCTCGCAGAATCTCAGGCTCTCGCTCTACGTGCCGGACTCGCATAACCTGCGCCCCCTCTCCGTCTACCTCAGAGATTTCGTCAAGGGCCTCGCCGCCAAGTACCCCTTCTGGAACCGCACCAGAGGCGCCGACCATTTCCTCGTCGCCTGCCACGATTGG GGACCATACACGACCACGGCGCACCGCGACCTCTCCAGGAACAGCATCAAGGCGCTGTGCAACGCCGACAGCTCGGAGGGGATCTTCACGCCCGGGAAAGACGTGTCTCTCCCGGAGACGACCATCAGGACGCCCAAGCGGCCCCTCCGGTACCTCGGCGGGCTCCCCATCTCCCGGCGGCGCATCCTCGCCTTCTTTGCGGGCAACGTGCACGGCAGGGTCAGGCCGGTCCTCCTCCAGCATTGGGGCAAGGGGCAGGACGAGGACATGAGGGTGTACGCTCTCCTCCCCGGTAGGGTGTCCAGGACGATGACCTACATCGACCACATGAAGAACAGCAGGTTCTGCCTGTGCCCCATGGGGTACGAGGTGAACAGCCCAAGGATCGTGGAGGCCCTGTACTACGAGTGCGTGCCAGTGATCATCGCCGACAACTTCGTGCTCCCCTTCAGCGACGTGCTCGACTGGAGCGCCTTCTCGGTGGTGGTGGCGGAGAAGGACATACCGGACCTCAAGAGGATACTCCAGGGGATCTCGCTCCGGAGGTACGTGGCCATGCACGACTGTGTCAAGCGGCTGCAAAGGCACTTCTTGTGGCACGCAAGGCCCCTCAGGTATGATCTCTTCCACATGATCCTGCACTCCATTTGGCTCAGCAGGGTGAACCATGTTCAACTTGACAACTGA
- the LOC119276362 gene encoding probable glycosyltransferase At5g03795 isoform X1 produces MPPSHLAATAAQSPASSRGRRPRHGGAMISASCCRAAALASLLAAAAATAFLTFSLPLSPGVSTTKHTGELSAASSTPPPHPTLATVSPPPPAEPAKSAARPRKREVRTCPHAGWGLKVTVLSIFVLCCGDQPSYWRMAPEEALRYAKKEIIAAEPVVAADPDDLYAPLFKNVSQFKRSYQLMERTLKVYIYQDGRRPIFHTPPLSGIYASEGWFMKLLKESRRFVVADAAKAHLFYLPYSSQNLRLSLYVPDSHNLRPLSVYLRDFVKGLAAKYPFWNRTRGADHFLVACHDWGPYTTTAHRDLSRNSIKALCNADSSEGIFTPGKDVSLPETTIRTPKRPLRYLGGLPISRRRILAFFAGNVHGRVRPVLLQHWGKGQDEDMRVYALLPGRVSRTMTYIDHMKNSRFCLCPMGYEVNSPRIVEALYYECVPVIIADNFVLPFSDVLDWSAFSVVVAEKDIPDLKRILQGISLRRYVAMHDCVKRLQRHFLWHARPLRYDLFHMILHSIWLSRVNHVQLDN; encoded by the exons ATGCCGCCATCGCACCTCGCCGCCACCGCGGCACAATCTCCGGCCTCATCGCGAGGTCGGCGTCCCCGCCATGGCGGCGCGATGATATCCGCCTCCTGCTGTCGCGccgcggccctcgcctccctcctcgcgGCCGCCGCGGCCACAGCGTTCCTCACCTTCTCGCTGCCATTGTCCCCCGGCGTGTCCACCACCAAGCACACGGGAGAATTGTCCGCCGCGAGCTCGACGCCGCCGCCACATCCAACATTGGCTACGGTGTCACCTCCACCGCCCGCAGAACCAGCTAAGTCCGCGGCGAGGCCTCGAAAACGAGAGGTACGTACGTGTCCGCATGCAGGTTGGGGATTGAAAGTAACGGTGTTGTCTATTTTCGTTCTGTGTTGTGGTGATCAGCCGTCGTATTGGAGGATGGCGCCGGAGGAGGCGCTGAGGTACGCCAAGAAGGAGATAATTGCCGCTGAGCCGGTCGTCGCCGCCGACCCCGACGACCTGTACGCGCCTCTCTTCAAGAACGTCTCCCAGTTCAAGAG GAGCTACCAACTGATGGAACGGACACTCAAAGTTTACATTTACCAGGACGGTCGGCGGCCCATCTTCCACACCCCTCCACTCAGCGGCATCTACGCGTCCGAGGGCTGGTTCATGAAGCTCCTCAAGGAGAGCAGGCGgttcgtcgtcgccgacgccgccaAGGCACACCTCTTCTACCTGCCCTACAGCTCGCAGAATCTCAGGCTCTCGCTCTACGTGCCGGACTCGCATAACCTGCGCCCCCTCTCCGTCTACCTCAGAGATTTCGTCAAGGGCCTCGCCGCCAAGTACCCCTTCTGGAACCGCACCAGAGGCGCCGACCATTTCCTCGTCGCCTGCCACGATTGG GGACCATACACGACCACGGCGCACCGCGACCTCTCCAGGAACAGCATCAAGGCGCTGTGCAACGCCGACAGCTCGGAGGGGATCTTCACGCCCGGGAAAGACGTGTCTCTCCCGGAGACGACCATCAGGACGCCCAAGCGGCCCCTCCGGTACCTCGGCGGGCTCCCCATCTCCCGGCGGCGCATCCTCGCCTTCTTTGCGGGCAACGTGCACGGCAGGGTCAGGCCGGTCCTCCTCCAGCATTGGGGCAAGGGGCAGGACGAGGACATGAGGGTGTACGCTCTCCTCCCCGGTAGGGTGTCCAGGACGATGACCTACATCGACCACATGAAGAACAGCAGGTTCTGCCTGTGCCCCATGGGGTACGAGGTGAACAGCCCAAGGATCGTGGAGGCCCTGTACTACGAGTGCGTGCCAGTGATCATCGCCGACAACTTCGTGCTCCCCTTCAGCGACGTGCTCGACTGGAGCGCCTTCTCGGTGGTGGTGGCGGAGAAGGACATACCGGACCTCAAGAGGATACTCCAGGGGATCTCGCTCCGGAGGTACGTGGCCATGCACGACTGTGTCAAGCGGCTGCAAAGGCACTTCTTGTGGCACGCAAGGCCCCTCAGGTATGATCTCTTCCACATGATCCTGCACTCCATTTGGCTCAGCAGGGTGAACCATGTTCAACTTGACAACTGA
- the LOC119276363 gene encoding CASP-like protein 4U1, with translation MAETPRAPPPLRPPPPVPLPDTPPRPDSSPSTPGEDYHTPTPSLDEAREETPPWPQETNGNGSAASKSPALSPVRLPSPHRLLPPNSPTGNVDDGAAAGHAPVPGRRPQLRLAPGLVRTPSQGSVAKSPSPSPSSSLTPPSPLTPGPTITTNNKSAQSTPKRTEAWKPPATGIAVQFDPVEEAVTSPLQLGKPRIDRHRATTMTAAENGGAPNTVPRDVAAVAAVGERRPLSVALRLATAVLSLASFAVMASARTSGWDGDHFDRYDQYRYALAVNVIVCAYSIVQSLGEIRRLVAARFIYRSMSSYYFSLFLDQVLAYLLMSASSAAASRNDLWVSRFSQDAFNRKITSSVWLSFLAFIALAASSLISTANLFSMV, from the exons ATGGCTGAGAccccccgcgccccgccgccactgaGGCCTCCGCCGCCCGTTCCGCTGCCCGACACGCCGCCTCGGCCGGATTCGTCGCCTTCGACGCCCGGCGAGGACTACCACACGCCCACGCCCTCGCTGGACGAGGCGCGCGAAGAAACGCCACCGTGGCCGCAAGAAACCAACGGCAACGGGAGTGCGGCTAGCAAGAGCCCGGCCCTCTCGCCCGTGCGCCTCCCCTCGCCGCACCGCTTGCTGCCGCCCAACTCCCCCACCGGCAACGTCGACGACGGTGCCGCCGCCGGGCATGCGCCGGTGCCGGGCCGCCGCCCGCAGCTCCGGCTTGCGCCCGGCCTCGTCCGGACGCCGTCGCAAGGGTCCGTCGCCAAGTCTCCCTCGCCATCGCCCTCTTCGTCGCTGACGCCGCCATCGCCTCTAACCCCGGGTCCCACAATCACAACCAACAACAAGAGCGCCCAGAGCACGCCAAAGCGCACGGAGGCATGGAAGCCGCCGGCCACGGGGATCGCGGTGCAGTTCGACCCTGTCGAGGAAgccgtcacgtcgccgctgcaactCGGCAAGCCCCGAATCGACCGCCATCGCGCCACTACGATGACGGCAGCAGAGAACGGAGGCGCGCCCAACACGGTGCCTCGCGACGTGGCGGCGGTGGCCGCGGTCGGGGAGAGGAGGCCACTGTCGGTGGCGCTGCGGCTGGCCACGGCGGTGCTCAGCCTGGCGTCCTTCGCGGTGATGGCCAGCGCCCGGACGTCCGGCTGGGATGGCGATCACTTCGATCGCTACGATCAGTACAG GTACGCCCTGGCGGTGAACGTGATCGTCTGTGCCTACTCAATCGTGCAATCGCTGGGTGAGATCCGCCGTCTGGTCGCGGCGAGGTTTATTTACAGGAGCATGTCAAGCTACTACTTCAGCCTGTTCCTTGATCAG GTCCTGGCGTATCTCCTCATGTCCGCGTCGTCGGCTGCTGCGTCGCGCAACGATCTGTGGGTGTCGAGGTTCAGCCAGGATGCCTTCAACAGGAAGATCACCAGCTCGGTGTGGCTGTCCTTCCTTGCCTTCATAGCGCTCGCCGCAAGCTCGCTCATCTCCACGGCTAATCTCTTCAGCATGGTCTAA